A DNA window from Jaculus jaculus isolate mJacJac1 chromosome 1, mJacJac1.mat.Y.cur, whole genome shotgun sequence contains the following coding sequences:
- the Tlr4 gene encoding toll-like receptor 4: MTPCSSLAAILIPAMAFFTCLRPERWDPCVEVLPNITYDCMEQNLHNIPYSLPSSTENLDLSFNPLKILSSNCFSSFPELQVLDLSRCEITMIEDDAFQDLIQLSTLILTGNPIHSLALGGFSGLSSLQKLVVVEINLASLESFPIGHLRSLKHLNMAHNLLHSFKLPEYFSNLTNLEYLDLSNNKIQSIHHKDLKVLHENPQLNLSLDLSLNPIDFIQPGVFQEIRLHELTLRSNFNSTDVMTSCIQSLLGLEVHRLILGEFKNERNIERFDRSVLEGLCSVSINEFRLTYVDQFSGKVTDLVNCLANISAMSMVSLYISDDNFYNDFKWQSLEFINCDFKTFPFLALPFLKSLIFTANRGATSFVDVELPNLVFLDISRNSLSFESCCSHKHLGTTRLKYLDLSYNGVVTMSSNFLGLEQLEYLDFQHSTLKKMSEFSVFLSLSKLLYLDISHTHIRVDFNGIFDGLISLKVLKMAGNSFKDNTLSNTFTNMTSLIFLDLSECRLEQVSQGAFATLSRLQVLNMSHNNLLVLNTLHYKPLQCLQLLDYSFNHIETIKGEELRHFPWSQARLNLTQNDFACTCEYQSFLQWVKDKRQLLVEAEQMKCVKSLEMKGRPVLSFRNATCEINKGIISMSVISVVLVFIMVFLGYKFYFHLMLLAGCKKYAQGESIYDAFVIYSSHDEDWVRNELVKNLEEGVPPFQLCLHYRDFIPGVAIAANIIQEGFHKSRKVIVVVSQHFIQSRWCIFEYEIAQTWQFLSSRSGIIFIILEKVEKALLRQQVELYRLLSRNTYLEWEDNALGRHIFWRRLRTALLNGKSWDPERTAELQNNQQEATTCT; encoded by the exons GTGCTTCCTAACATCACGTATGACTGCATGGAGCAGAATCTTCACAATATCCCTTACAgccttccctcctccactgagAACCTGGACCTGAGCTTCAACCCCCTGAAGATCTTAAGCAGTAATTGCTTCTCCAGTTTCCCAGAACTACAAGTGTTGGATTTATCCAG GTGTGAAATTACAATGATAGAAGATGATGCTTTTCAGGACTTAATCCAACTCTCTACCTTGATATTGACTGGCAACCCTATACACAGTTTAGCTCTGGGAGGCTTTTCTGGACTATCGAGTTTACAGAAGCTGGTGGTTGTGGAGATAAACCTGGCTTCTCTGGAGAGCTTTCCTATTGGGCATCTCAGAAGTTTAAAGCACCTCAATATGGCTCACAATCTTCTTCATTCTTTCAAGTTACCTGAATATTTTTCTAATCTGACCAACCTGGAATACTTGGACCTTTCCAACAACAAGATCCAAAGTATTCATCATAAAGACTTGAAGGTTCTGCATGAAAATCCCCAACTCAATCTTTCTTTAGACCTGTCTCTGAACCCCATTGACTTTATCCAACCTGGTGTCTTTCAAGAAATCAGGCTCCACGAACTAACACTAAGAAGTAATTTTAACAGTACAGATGTAATGACAAGTTGTATTCAAAGTCTACTGGGATTAGAAGTGCACAGGTTAATCCTAGgggaatttaaaaatgaaaggaatataGAAAGGTTTGACAGATCTGTCCTGGAGGGATTGTGTAGTGTGAGCATTAATGAATTCCGGTTAACTTATGTAGATCAGTTTTCAGGAAAAGTCACTGACTTGGTAAATTGTTTAGCGAATATTTCTGCAATGTCCATGGTAAGTCTGTATATAAGTGATGACAATTTTTATAATGATTTCAAATGGCAATCATTAGAATTCATTAACTGTGATTTTAAAACCTTCCCCTTTCTGGCACTCCCCTTTCTCAAAAGTTTGATTTTCACTGCCAACAGAGGTGCAACCAGTTTTGTAGATGTGGAACTACCAAACCTTGTCTTCCTAGATATCAGTAGAAACAGCTTGAGTTTTGAAAGCTGCTGTTCTCATAAACATCTGGGAACAACCAGACTGAAGTATTTAGATCTCAGCTACAATGGCGTTGTGACTATGAGTTCAAACTTCCTGGGGTTAGAGCAACTGGAGTATCTGGATTTTCAGCATTCTACTTTGAAAAAGATGAGTGAATTCTCTGTGTTTTTATCCCTCAGCAAACTCCTTTACCTTGACATCTCTCATACTCACATCCGGGTTGACTTCAATGGCATCTTTGATGGCCTGATCAGtctcaaagttttaaaaatggctGGCAACTCTTTTAAGGATAACACTCTTTCAAATACCTTCACCAATATGACGAGCTTGATATTTCTGGACCTCTCTGAATGTCGCCTAGAACAGGTGTCCCAGGGAGCATTTGCCACACTCTCTAGACTTCAGGTTCTAAATATGAGTCACAACAACCTCTTGGTGTTGAATACACTTCATTATAAACCTCTCCAGTGTCTCCAGCTTCTGGATTACAGTTTCAACCACATAGAAACCATCAAAGGGGAGGAACTTCGACATTTTCCATGGAGTCAGGCTCGCTTAAATCTTACACAGAATGACTTTGCCTGTACTTGTGAATACCAGAGCTTCCTGCAGTGGGTCAAGGACAAGAGGCAGCTCCTGGTGGAAGCTGAACAAATGAAGTGTGTAAAATCACTAGAAATGAAGGGAAGACCTGTGTTGAGTTTCAGGAATGCCACCTGTGAAATCAACAAGGGCATCATCAGCATGTCAGTGATCAGCGTGGTTCTTGTATTCATTATGGTGTTTCTTGGCTACAAGTTTTACTTTCACCTGATGCTTTTAGCTGGCTGTAAAAAGTATGCTCAAGGGGAAAGCATCTATGATGCCTTTGTTATCTATTCAAGCCATGATGAGGACTGGGTGAGGAATGAGTTGGTAAAGAACCTAGAGGAAGGGGTGCCCCCATTTCAGCTATGCCTCCACTACAGAGACTTTATCCCTGGTGTGGCCATCGCTGCCAACATCATCCAAGAGGGCTTCCACAAAAGCCGAAAAGTCATTGTGGTGGTATCTCAGCACTTTATCCAAAGCCGCTGGTGCATTTTTGAATATGAGATCGCTCAGACTTGGCAGTTTCTGAGCAGCCGCTCTGGCATCATCTTCATCATCCTGGAGAAGGTGGAGAAAGCCCTGCTGAGGCAGCAGGTGGAGCTGTACCGCCTTCTCAGCAGGAACACGTACCTGGAGTGGGAGGACAATGCCCTGGGGAGGCATATCTTCTGGAGAAGACTAAGGACAGCTCTGCTGAATGGAAAATCATGGGATCCAGAAAGGACGGCTGAGTTACAAAACAACCAACAAGAAGCAACAACTTGTACCTGA